Proteins encoded within one genomic window of Brachybacterium muris:
- a CDS encoding MATE family efflux transporter: protein MPGPSSPTPEPGDERQTPQTPREARARVDRDILRLAIPSLGALIAQPLFVLVDSAFVARVGTVSLAGLGLASVVLTTVVALSVFLAYSTTAAVSRAFGAGRRAEAIARGVDACWLALGIGTLSCLLLLGAGDPLLDLFGPSAEVLAEARTYLHISTFGLPAMLAVQAATGLVRGLQKAMIPLVVAGIGAAVNVPLNWFLIFGLDLGIAGSAIGTIIAEWGMAIALLTVVARCARRNGVSLRPQLKQVASAGRDSVPMFVRTLTLRVVLLVSTFVATDLGAVQLAAHQLALTLFNLFALALDALAIAGQALVGKYLGASDTRTVRAVTSRLVSWGVGGGLVTAALLLAVSYLAPAVFTPDAAVQENLRAALWVLIIAQPIAGYVFVLDGVLMGAGDAPYLAKVGVITMLATMPGAAWVAFSDLPDIWALAGVWISCTLVFMIARAITLGLRVRGDAWMRLGA from the coding sequence ATGCCTGGCCCCTCCTCCCCCACCCCCGAACCCGGGGACGAGAGGCAGACACCGCAGACCCCCCGCGAGGCCCGCGCCCGGGTGGACCGCGACATCCTGCGCCTGGCGATCCCCAGCCTCGGAGCGCTGATCGCACAGCCGCTGTTCGTACTGGTGGACTCAGCTTTCGTTGCCCGCGTGGGCACGGTGTCCCTCGCGGGCCTGGGCCTGGCCTCCGTAGTGCTGACCACGGTGGTGGCACTGTCGGTGTTCCTGGCCTACTCCACCACCGCCGCCGTCTCGCGGGCCTTCGGTGCGGGCCGGCGTGCCGAGGCGATCGCCCGCGGGGTCGACGCCTGCTGGCTGGCGCTCGGCATCGGAACCCTCAGCTGCCTGCTGCTGCTGGGGGCCGGAGACCCGCTGCTGGACCTGTTCGGTCCCTCGGCCGAGGTGCTCGCCGAGGCCCGCACCTACCTGCACATCAGCACCTTCGGCCTGCCCGCCATGCTGGCCGTCCAGGCCGCCACAGGGCTGGTGCGCGGACTGCAGAAGGCGATGATCCCGCTGGTGGTGGCCGGTATCGGTGCGGCAGTGAACGTGCCGCTGAACTGGTTCCTGATCTTCGGGCTGGACCTGGGGATCGCGGGCTCGGCGATCGGCACCATCATCGCCGAATGGGGCATGGCGATCGCGCTGCTCACCGTGGTGGCCCGCTGTGCGCGGCGCAACGGCGTGAGCCTGCGACCTCAGCTGAAGCAGGTGGCCTCCGCCGGCCGCGACTCGGTGCCGATGTTCGTGCGCACCCTGACGCTGCGGGTGGTGCTTCTGGTCTCCACGTTCGTGGCCACCGACCTGGGGGCCGTGCAGCTGGCGGCCCACCAGTTGGCGCTGACCCTGTTCAACCTGTTCGCACTGGCTCTGGACGCCCTGGCGATCGCCGGTCAGGCACTGGTGGGCAAGTACTTGGGCGCCTCGGACACCCGCACGGTGCGGGCGGTGACCTCGCGCCTGGTGAGCTGGGGCGTGGGCGGGGGCCTGGTCACGGCAGCGCTGCTGTTGGCCGTCTCCTACCTGGCCCCGGCCGTGTTCACCCCGGATGCGGCGGTGCAGGAGAACCTGCGCGCTGCCCTGTGGGTGCTGATCATCGCTCAGCCGATCGCCGGGTACGTGTTCGTGCTGGACGGGGTGCTGATGGGCGCGGGTGATGCCCCCTACCTGGCCAAGGTGGGCGTGATCACGATGCTCGCCACCATGCCGGGCGCCGCGTGGGTGGCGTTCTCGGACCTCCCGGACATCTGGGCCCTGGCCGGGGTGTGGATCTCCTGCACGCTGGTGTTCATGATCGCCCGTGCCATCACGCTGGGGCTACGAGTGCGGGGCGACGCCTGGATGCGGCTCGGGGCGTGA
- a CDS encoding efflux RND transporter permease subunit: protein MHRLATLSLNNRAFIALVCVVVAIVGAMSMTMLRQELIPSVSLPQIQVVTTSPGASSEQVKDRISDPIENGVRGLENVEGTSSTSQSSLSMVTVELTYGTDMARSSNQVEAAISRIEDQLPEGAEPQVIAGGTGDIPAAVLSISSDLDPSTLADRLNSSVVPELERIEGVSGVIVVGAPPQIVKITPDEQALAERGLSTGSITEALDANGLSIPGGTVVDGDQSLDVTIGVPLESLEALETMVLMPPEGADVDPTQAPTTLADVATVEQTQQEATSISRTNGRESLVMVINTTVDGNVVDVSENVTAELDSLLPSVGGAAESQVVFDQAPFIQESILALAEEGLLGLLFAIAVILVFLRAVRPTVVTAISIPMSLLMAFVGMLLSDYTLNMLTLAALTISIGRVVDDSIVVIENITRHLTYGKTRRRAIIDGVREVAGAITASTLATVVVFLPVAVVSGWAGELLRPFSLTVAIAMLSSLVVALTIVPVLAYWFLRPPKAAQDLDPDDEHAVAEVRDAAEAKEERGWLHRMYSPTLAWSLRHRFLALLAAVAILGGTVALYPLLKINILGDTGQNIASYTQTLPAGTTLEESSAKAMDAEEALGALDGVDVVQTTIGGSQFGFGGASNEITYQVTTDSEADQEALREQMLTTLQDMPEAGEIEDSFDAGAIGSSTVDILVTGPTPEDREQAVDLIIAELDPLPDSVEEVSTDLEGEQPTAVITVNRQAAAQRGLTEEAVVGLVAQQLFPAAIGQVTIGDAELDIFVEQGEGIETLQELQDMQIAGFPVTDVATIEETLERPMIRSQNSLETVTVSLTPAASDDVGATADAARQAISAVDLPEGVQASTGGAAEDIETIFGQLVLALVVAILLTYVLLVWIFKSLIQPLILLVSIPFAATGSLGLLVLTGVPLGLPSMIGMLMLVGIVVTNAIVLIDLVNQYRRDGMTLDEGLMTGAQKRLRPILMTSAATIFALIPMALGITGSAGFIAQPLAVVVIGGLVSSTLLTLIIVPVLYRIAEGPGEKRRIRDEARDEERRIERERRADERAGRDGARESGGDGYAAGTRSTAPSTSTAPASSAASSAVPSDAVAPADAHVDRDLGTAPSRSVTPVTPGTSPSRSVTPGTVERGHTATRRRSLKERGGIVGIVKRRLGRN from the coding sequence ATGCACCGCCTCGCCACCCTCAGCCTCAACAACCGGGCGTTCATCGCTCTGGTGTGCGTGGTCGTCGCCATCGTCGGCGCCATGAGCATGACGATGCTGCGCCAGGAGCTGATCCCGTCGGTGTCCCTGCCGCAGATCCAGGTGGTCACCACCTCCCCGGGCGCCTCCAGCGAGCAGGTCAAGGACCGCATCAGCGACCCCATCGAGAACGGCGTGCGCGGCCTGGAGAACGTGGAGGGCACCAGCTCCACCTCGCAGTCCAGCCTTTCCATGGTCACCGTGGAGCTCACCTACGGCACCGACATGGCCCGCTCTTCCAACCAGGTCGAGGCCGCGATCTCCCGCATCGAGGACCAGCTGCCCGAGGGAGCAGAACCGCAGGTCATCGCCGGTGGCACCGGGGACATCCCCGCCGCGGTGCTCTCCATCTCCTCGGACCTGGACCCCTCCACCCTCGCCGACCGCCTGAACTCCTCCGTGGTCCCCGAGCTGGAGCGCATCGAGGGGGTCTCCGGCGTGATCGTCGTCGGCGCCCCGCCGCAGATCGTGAAGATCACCCCTGACGAGCAGGCCCTCGCCGAGCGCGGCCTGTCCACCGGCTCGATCACCGAGGCGCTGGACGCCAACGGCCTGTCCATCCCCGGCGGCACCGTCGTGGACGGCGACCAGTCCCTCGACGTCACCATCGGCGTGCCCCTGGAGTCCCTCGAGGCCCTCGAGACCATGGTGCTGATGCCCCCCGAGGGCGCCGATGTGGACCCGACGCAGGCGCCCACCACCCTCGCCGATGTCGCCACCGTGGAGCAGACCCAGCAGGAGGCCACCAGCATCTCCCGCACCAACGGCCGCGAGTCGCTGGTGATGGTCATCAACACCACCGTCGACGGCAACGTCGTGGACGTCTCCGAGAACGTCACCGCCGAGCTGGACTCGCTGCTGCCCTCGGTGGGCGGCGCCGCCGAGAGCCAGGTCGTCTTCGACCAGGCCCCCTTCATCCAGGAGTCGATCCTGGCGCTCGCCGAGGAAGGCTTGCTGGGCCTGCTGTTCGCGATCGCCGTGATCCTGGTGTTCCTGCGGGCCGTCCGACCCACCGTGGTCACCGCCATCTCCATCCCCATGTCGCTGCTGATGGCTTTCGTGGGCATGCTGCTGAGCGACTACACGCTGAACATGCTCACCCTCGCGGCGCTGACCATCTCCATCGGCCGCGTGGTGGACGACTCCATCGTGGTGATCGAGAACATCACCCGCCACCTCACCTACGGCAAGACCAGGCGGCGGGCGATCATCGACGGCGTGCGGGAGGTGGCCGGCGCCATCACCGCCTCCACCCTCGCCACGGTGGTCGTGTTCCTGCCGGTCGCGGTGGTCTCCGGCTGGGCCGGGGAGCTGCTGCGCCCCTTCTCCCTCACCGTCGCGATCGCCATGCTGTCCTCGCTGGTGGTGGCGCTGACGATCGTCCCGGTGCTGGCCTACTGGTTCCTGCGGCCCCCGAAGGCCGCCCAGGACCTGGACCCCGACGACGAGCACGCCGTGGCCGAGGTGCGCGACGCCGCTGAGGCCAAGGAGGAGCGCGGCTGGCTGCACCGGATGTACAGCCCCACCCTCGCCTGGTCGCTGCGCCACCGCTTCCTGGCCCTGCTCGCCGCCGTGGCCATCCTGGGCGGCACCGTGGCGCTGTACCCGCTGCTGAAGATCAACATCCTCGGCGACACCGGGCAGAACATCGCCTCGTACACCCAGACCCTCCCCGCCGGCACCACCCTGGAGGAGTCCAGCGCCAAGGCCATGGACGCCGAGGAGGCCCTGGGCGCGCTGGACGGCGTGGACGTCGTCCAGACCACCATCGGCGGCTCCCAGTTCGGCTTCGGCGGCGCCAGCAACGAGATCACCTACCAGGTCACCACCGACTCCGAGGCCGACCAGGAGGCCCTGCGCGAGCAGATGCTCACCACCTTGCAGGACATGCCGGAGGCCGGAGAGATCGAGGACTCCTTCGACGCCGGCGCCATCGGCTCCTCCACCGTGGACATCCTGGTCACCGGCCCCACCCCCGAGGACCGCGAACAGGCCGTGGACCTGATCATCGCCGAGCTGGACCCGCTGCCGGACAGCGTCGAAGAGGTATCCACCGACCTCGAGGGCGAGCAGCCCACCGCGGTGATCACCGTGAACCGCCAGGCCGCAGCCCAGCGCGGGCTCACCGAAGAGGCCGTGGTGGGCCTGGTGGCCCAGCAGCTGTTCCCAGCCGCCATCGGTCAGGTCACCATCGGTGATGCGGAGCTGGACATCTTCGTGGAGCAGGGCGAGGGCATCGAGACCCTCCAGGAGCTGCAGGACATGCAGATCGCAGGGTTCCCGGTCACCGACGTCGCCACCATCGAGGAGACCCTGGAGCGGCCCATGATCCGCTCCCAGAACTCGCTGGAGACGGTTACCGTGTCCCTCACCCCCGCCGCGTCCGACGACGTGGGCGCCACCGCGGATGCGGCCCGTCAGGCGATCAGCGCGGTGGACCTGCCGGAGGGCGTGCAGGCCAGCACCGGCGGTGCTGCGGAGGACATCGAGACCATCTTCGGGCAGCTGGTGCTGGCTCTGGTGGTGGCGATCCTGCTCACCTACGTGCTGCTGGTGTGGATCTTCAAGTCCCTGATCCAGCCGCTGATCCTGCTGGTCTCCATCCCCTTCGCCGCGACCGGTTCGCTGGGCCTGCTGGTGCTCACCGGGGTGCCGCTGGGCCTGCCCTCCATGATCGGCATGCTGATGCTGGTGGGCATCGTGGTCACCAACGCGATCGTGCTGATCGACCTGGTCAACCAGTACCGCCGTGACGGGATGACCCTGGACGAGGGCCTGATGACCGGTGCCCAGAAGCGTCTGCGCCCGATCCTGATGACCTCGGCCGCGACGATCTTCGCGTTGATCCCGATGGCGCTGGGCATCACCGGCAGCGCCGGGTTCATCGCGCAGCCGCTGGCGGTGGTGGTGATCGGTGGCCTGGTCTCCTCCACGCTGCTCACCCTGATCATCGTGCCGGTGCTGTACCGCATCGCCGAGGGCCCGGGGGAGAAGCGCCGTATCCGCGACGAGGCGCGTGACGAGGAGCGCCGCATCGAGCGTGAGCGCCGCGCCGACGAGCGGGCCGGGCGTGATGGGGCTCGCGAGAGCGGGGGCGACGGCTATGCGGCCGGCACCCGGTCCACCGCGCCGTCCACCTCGACCGCTCCTGCGTCGTCGGCTGCGTCATCGGCTGTGCCCTCAGATGCCGTCGCACCTGCTGACGCTCACGTGGACCGAGACCTCGGCACCGCCCCCTCCCGGTCGGTCACCCCGGTCACCCCCGGTACCTCCCCCTCCCGGTCGGTCACCCCCGGCACCGTGGAGCGCGGCCACACGGCCACGCGGCGGCGCTCCCTGAAGGAGCGCGGCGGCATCGTGGGCATCGTGAAGCGGCGCCTCGGCCGGAACTGA
- a CDS encoding sensor histidine kinase — MPSTRPRRGLLRTGAGGWTVRTRVLSALLAFMVGGLAITGLLTYVAQFRVLEERITSELLQEKRELEVIAQSEDEDGTLVYETVDDLLATATLSLVPSDNESVLALIDGTPKYKPNVQDFELMDSPQALDRIREAHQPGSSSWLDLDINGTAVRALVVSVQVPGDPSEGIFVVASDIGVQKRALWRSVTTYIALATLTVITAGWAGYLVIGKLLKPLEALREATEEITVEDLEHRVPVPEGRDDIAALATNFNRMLERIQSGFAEQRRFMSDVGHELRTPLTIVRGTLEMTDPDDAADVRESHEIALDELDRMGRVVGDLSELAASARPDYVKPRPTDMAEFARSAFARIERIAEGDWVLEQVADVVAEADEQRLTQAVVQLAANAVRYSEEGTRVVFSVARVLGAQGYEMHVSMRDQGVGIAPEDQLRIFERFARVDHSRENGSGLGLPIVLAIAEGHGGTVRLASKPGYGSTFSIVFPQFVDGGDGFGDDGSDGEGVRSEGAGGEDVGGDGVRGDGDASHGAGDVRSGADDARSGTGRRQDEAPDSPRTIPDTADHESPRPERSSTA, encoded by the coding sequence ATGCCCTCGACGCGTCCCCGCCGCGGCCTGCTGCGCACCGGCGCCGGCGGGTGGACGGTGCGCACGCGCGTGCTGTCGGCGCTGCTGGCGTTCATGGTGGGCGGGCTGGCGATCACGGGGCTGCTCACCTACGTCGCGCAGTTCCGGGTGCTGGAGGAGCGCATCACCAGTGAGCTGCTGCAGGAGAAGCGCGAGCTCGAGGTGATCGCCCAGTCCGAGGACGAGGACGGCACGCTCGTCTACGAGACGGTCGACGACCTGCTGGCGACGGCGACCCTCTCGCTCGTTCCCTCGGACAACGAGTCCGTGCTGGCCCTCATCGACGGCACCCCCAAGTACAAGCCGAACGTGCAGGACTTCGAGCTGATGGACTCGCCGCAGGCGCTGGATCGGATCCGGGAGGCGCACCAGCCCGGCAGTTCCTCATGGCTGGACCTGGACATCAACGGCACCGCGGTGCGGGCACTGGTGGTGTCGGTGCAGGTGCCGGGCGATCCCAGCGAGGGCATCTTCGTTGTGGCCAGCGACATCGGGGTGCAGAAGCGGGCCCTGTGGCGTTCGGTCACCACTTACATCGCGCTGGCCACCCTCACCGTGATCACCGCCGGGTGGGCCGGCTACCTGGTGATCGGGAAGCTGCTGAAGCCCCTGGAGGCGCTGCGGGAGGCCACCGAGGAGATCACCGTCGAGGACCTCGAGCACCGCGTCCCCGTGCCCGAGGGGCGCGACGACATCGCCGCGCTGGCCACGAACTTCAACCGCATGCTGGAGCGCATCCAGTCCGGCTTCGCCGAGCAGCGCCGGTTCATGAGCGATGTGGGCCATGAGCTGCGCACCCCGCTCACCATCGTGCGCGGCACCCTGGAGATGACCGACCCGGACGACGCGGCCGATGTGCGCGAGTCCCACGAGATCGCCCTGGACGAGCTGGACCGGATGGGCCGCGTGGTGGGGGACCTGTCCGAGCTGGCCGCCTCGGCCCGTCCCGATTACGTCAAGCCCCGCCCCACGGACATGGCCGAGTTCGCCCGCTCCGCCTTCGCCCGCATCGAGAGGATCGCCGAGGGCGACTGGGTGCTGGAGCAGGTGGCCGACGTGGTCGCCGAGGCCGACGAGCAGCGCCTCACCCAGGCCGTGGTGCAGCTGGCCGCCAATGCCGTGCGGTACAGCGAGGAGGGCACCCGGGTGGTGTTCTCGGTGGCGCGGGTGCTGGGGGCCCAGGGCTACGAGATGCATGTGAGCATGCGCGACCAGGGGGTCGGCATCGCCCCCGAGGATCAGCTGCGCATCTTCGAGCGCTTCGCCCGGGTGGACCATTCCCGTGAGAACGGCTCGGGCCTCGGCCTGCCGATCGTGCTGGCGATCGCCGAGGGCCATGGCGGCACGGTGCGGCTGGCCTCGAAGCCCGGGTACGGATCGACCTTTTCTATCGTCTTCCCCCAGTTCGTCGACGGCGGTGACGGCTTCGGCGACGACGGCAGCGACGGCGAGGGCGTCAGGAGCGAAGGCGCCGGGGGCGAGGACGTCGGGGGTGATGGAGTCAGGGGTGATGGCGACGCGAGCCACGGGGCCGGCGACGTCCGCTCCGGGGCCGATGACGCCCGTTCCGGCACCGGCCGGCGTCAGGACGAAGCTCCCGATTCCCCACGAACCATCCCCGACACTGCCGACCACGAATCCCCCCGCCCCGAACGGAGCAGCACAGCATGA
- a CDS encoding response regulator transcription factor, producing MRILIAEDEPRIARFVEKGLKANGYACTVVEDGISALDLGSSGDFDLMILDVGLPRMDGFQVLKALRGMDVDIPILMVTARSGVEDTVQGLEDGANDYIAKPFRFEELLARVKLRAREATAGAGSAGSDVLTLGDLQLDLRTRLATFQDAEQQRERSVELSSREFTMARVFPENPGQVLTRDLLLSKVWGYDYEGASNVVDVYVGYLRGKLGAARFVTVRGAGYKIVDPAA from the coding sequence ATGAGGATCCTGATCGCGGAGGACGAGCCCCGCATCGCCCGCTTCGTGGAGAAGGGGCTGAAGGCCAACGGGTACGCCTGCACCGTGGTGGAGGACGGCATCAGTGCCCTGGACCTGGGCTCCAGCGGCGACTTCGACCTGATGATCCTGGACGTGGGCCTGCCCCGCATGGACGGGTTCCAGGTGCTCAAGGCGCTGCGCGGCATGGACGTGGACATCCCGATCCTGATGGTCACCGCCCGCTCGGGCGTGGAGGACACCGTGCAGGGTCTGGAGGACGGCGCCAACGACTACATCGCCAAGCCCTTCCGCTTCGAGGAACTGCTGGCCCGGGTGAAGCTGCGGGCCCGCGAGGCCACGGCCGGGGCCGGTTCCGCCGGCAGCGACGTGCTGACCCTGGGGGACCTGCAGCTGGACCTGCGCACCCGCCTGGCCACCTTCCAGGACGCCGAGCAGCAGCGGGAGCGCAGCGTGGAGCTGTCCTCGCGGGAGTTCACGATGGCACGGGTGTTCCCGGAGAATCCCGGCCAGGTGCTCACCCGCGACCTGCTGCTGTCCAAGGTGTGGGGATACGACTACGAGGGCGCCTCCAACGTGGTGGACGTGTACGTGGGGTACCTTCGCGGCAAGCTGGGGGCGGCGCGCTTCGTCACCGTGCGCGGTGCGGGGTACAAGATCGTCGACCCGGCGGCCTGA